The region TTATGGGGGACGAGATTAGACAGCCTGCAGAAGGTAAATAAAGCTGACCGACTATCTATGGgttttctcagacttgcaccagcaattatGCTCAGGCATGTCCAAGTAAAGCCAGGTGGTGTGTCAGGTTGCAAAATGGGGTGTAGGATCCAGGAGAGGCCACCAGATCCATCTCCTGCTGCCCTCGCCTGGCACcctgactcctcctcctccccacccagtcactccccctgccctcctcacgaaccctcccccccacaccagtCTACCTGCCTCAGCATCCTTCAGGGATCTGCCATTGGTACtgccttgcagcagcagcctcaaATGACCCAGCAGCAGCGTAATCTTCATGCCATCACAGAGCATTTCACGAACTGGAAAACTAATTCTGCTGTCATTAAAGGTTTATAGGATCGGACCACCAGTCAGAATAATGTTCATCTATCCCATTTTCATTTTCCATTCTGTGCAGGACCAGTCAGCTTTACGCTACAGAGCTAGTGCAGGTAGTGGCTGGAGAGGTTCAGAAGTAAGAGCATTCAGCCTCAGTTATATATCTTAGCCTCAGCTATGGATGGGAGTGTGCTCTGTATTTGAATGCCATGGAAAGACTATGTTCAGTTGATAGGGAGAGGGTACCTCTGGCtaatggggaagagaagaaatggTGGTTCTAGGAGCCTGCAGGGCCTACTAGATGTTTTCACTGGACCTTCGCACTACAAATAGACCTGCCAACAAACAACTGGATTTGGGAGCTACACATTATATCCACCacatcagggccggcccatttaTGAGGACAactgaaatggctgcctcaggcagcacactggTGGGGGCACCCACTTCTGTCTGCCACTTCCCTCCATTGATCCTCCTTCTCCTACTCCCTGGGTTggtaaaggaagagagggacagagaagatgtgtggaggaaaggaaagcaGTGGGCTGGAGTGTCAATGGAACATGAGCTGGTGCATCAGTTGataagggggtagcatttggcaagATGCTGAAAATTTTTGACCCACTTCTGTAATTACGCACACATGATCTGGCTGCCCTCCCTCCAGCAGGCTGCGGTATGTCTGGATCTCTTGCTCCAGCCGGGTTTTGACATCCAGGAGCTCTTTGTAATCTTGGTCCTGATCCTCCATTTCCAAGCGCAGCTCTGTCAGCTGCTGTTCCATGCAGGAGATGTGATCTTGTATTTCAGCTAGCTGGGTATTGTAGCAATGTTCTATCTCAGCTAAAGACACTTGCAGCGAATCCTTCTAGAAGACAAAACAGAAACCAAAATCTTCAGTACTTTAAGGGTGTATGATGAATGAAGTGTTTGTTGGATGAGGAGCAATGAAAAAAGCAGAGGGAAATTACATAAaaggggagtgtcatttattcaGCCTAGTCCTCACTTTGCACCTGTATCAGAGAGGAAAGCATGGATACTGCTTCTTGTGTAATACTGCAGACTCCAGGGTCTACAAATCTCTGCAGCAAAATTGTGCAAGCTCAGATCCAAAGTTCCATCCCAAAGTATATTTCTTCACCAGTGGGACCAAAGGGACAAAGATGAGTGGGAAAGCAAATCACAATGTGCAGGATTTTTTATTCTGGTGCCATTATTTTTTGTCCTTTTCTAAGATgattagggcgcagtcctaacccactttctagcactgagataaggacaatgcagctccaaggtaagggaacaaacattcccttactttgaggaggcctccatgagtgacacccaactgcaggatgcagcatatgccccaccggcacagctatgccagtgctgggaagttggctaggatttgggccttagtgagaCAAGAATTTTCTACAGCAAGGGTTGCAGTAGGTCTCTCTACTGTCCCTCAGCAAGGCTGTCGAGTGAATTTGAGATAGGATATGATCCTTCAGAGGATCCTGAAGGATAGGGTTGATCGTTAGAAAGGGGAATATGCCATTCTGTTGGAAAACACATAACATGGATGGTCAATCATCTTGGGATTGAACCGATGGCCATAAGCAAGTCATTGTACTGCCTGTCCTAGCCCTTTCCTGGTGGTGTTCCCTTGTGGCTCTTAACTGAATGCCCTGATAACTGAGAATCATCACCCTGGGTGCCAATTATATTCAGTAAATGGTCAAGAAGCATCCAGTTGCATAGGGACCTGGACCTGATCAATACTAGAATGGGAAATCACCATAACCTTCTCAAGGAAGAGCAGGTAGTGCAATAAGGGGCTGGCCATTCCCACTGCCCTTACCAGATTGCACTGGGTCTGAAGATCAATCTCGAAGGCCTGCAATTGGCGTCTCAGATCAACCACTTTGCGGCGGCCATCCTCAGCTTCCTTGCTGCGGGTGTAGACTTTCTGGTTCACTTCCTCAAGCTGAAACAGACATGGGCAAAGTATCCGCAGTTTTATTTAATATTCAATGGGCAAGAGAAGAATGGGCAAAATAGCATTGGGTATGGTGGGCAAGAACAAAAAGAGTTCATAGCCAGAATTGTGTGTGCCCTGCTCTTAAAAATAACACACAGAAGCCTCCAGGTTCTGCAACCTGAATTATGTACATTGGTACACACATGCACCCTGTGTTTTGTTTCCGCTGACCATGGAGAAGGGCAGGGAGCTATGAGGAACAAAGAACCACTGCCATCCTGGGACCCCTGCAGGTCTCCATCCTTTTAATTTTGATTCCTTAAAGGGGCAGCCATTCTCTACCTTGCTTTCATACCACTGCACCACCTCCTTGCGGTTGGAGTTGATCATTGCTTCATACTTGTGTCTCATCTCCTCCAGCAGTCTTttcagatcaggcccaggagtggtACTAACTTGTACAGTGACATCACTTGTCCACTTTTGCAGGCGATTTACTTCCTGAAAGGACAGCCCCTTTCATTATACGTACattagacctttattggcatagacaaTACACATATTCCATTACAATACACATATTATCTTTTGAGAAAGGAGGAGAGCATGTTTTGGTGAGCCAATAGTGTACCTCTGCATGGGTCTTCTTGAGATGACACAGTTCCTCCTCCAAGGACTCACGCTTAGCCTCCAAGTCAGTCACAGAGCTGGTCAGTTGAGTCAAAATGAGATGTAATCCATTCAGGTCAGCCTCCACATTCTGACGAATACTACATTCACATTCAAGCCTAAATCCAGAAGAGATTAAAGAACCCTGAAGACTAGCCAACCGCTAGCTGCACTCAACtcacagtacaattctatgcatgtctactcaagagtaagtcccattgtgctcagtggggtttacttccaggagagtgtgtaaagaattgcagccttatttggGAAACATGCTTATTCCTGCACACCATGATCAGATCCAATgatggacagagtgcctatacttttaaccattgtatagaagagaggatTTTGGAAGGTGTAGCTTTTAAAGCCCTTccttattgagctgcacctgtcaaaattccctcttctatacaatggttaacagtataggcactctgtcctccactgtatttggtcaccctgttCCTGCAGTATTAGCCTTAAACATCTTTGCACCTGAAGCATTTACGGACACACACATGCTTCTCAGTTGGGACTTGATCTTTAATGACACACAACAACAGAGGGTAGAAGCAGGAAAATGGTGGCCTTCCCAGAACAAACAGCCCAAAGAAGATTTGCTTTGTGTCATTTCATAGTAAGGCCCAGCCCTGTGTTACTGGCTGATGTCCATACCAAATGAAAATTGGTAGGTGTCCATCACAGACGGAAATGACTACAGTCTGATTTTAGAGTGATTTGCACTAGAAAAGAACTTGTGGATCCTTACATCTTGTTCCTCTTAGCACACCACCTCCAAGTTCATGAACATCAAATTGGGCAGAACAAGCCATTTCAAGAGGCACGTGGCTGTTGCCCAAACCAGTAATTAGAATGACACCAACGgtgtctctccctcttcctctccctccataATGTCTCATCAGTAAATTTGCGTGACGCCATTACACTTCAGGTTCTGTGCAAGTTctcactgggaagaacttgtaaGGATAAGGAAACTCACAGTATAGCGACGTCATTGTCAACATGTATTTacttacagcaataccttgcactttcgtctgagcagagaccagagcatggatgaaagtccaaaatggatgaatgtcaaacaTAGCCTTATTTCACTTGAAAATTTATCTTGGCTGTCAAAAAATGCATGTAACTAACTATACAACACATAggaatgtgtgcaaaacctaaataaacagaaacagaAGAATATCAGTAGCTGTTGTGGAAGGTTGATGATATCAGACAAGAGGAAAGCGCATAGAGGAAATTTGAAACATGACTgtaattgaaaacagctgaaagagcaaagcaatgaaagttgAGTGGacgaaagtcaaggtattgctgtactagACATcactggaaagggggagaggggggagaaagagacaCAGTGTTGGTTTTCTCAATGACAGCCACACAACTCTAGTAATGTCTGGTTTCACCCAAAGTCAGTCACATACAACAGTACATTCACACTGGATTGTGTGCACATATCATTCAATGTTGATTGAACATGCATGAGGAATTGCTCTCGTTGCCCCCCTCCCATTCAGCATAACTTCTGAAAGGTCTTATACGTGAACTGTAAACACAAAGGTTCTGAACGTG is a window of Tiliqua scincoides isolate rTilSci1 chromosome 5, rTilSci1.hap2, whole genome shotgun sequence DNA encoding:
- the LOC136652325 gene encoding keratin, type I cytoskeletal 19-like, with the protein product MSTGSCPSGSYGGHLRFGNGLVRIGSGDVGNAIGGVGAAPAVCGIIFSSTDEKVVMQNLNDRLASYIDKVRCLEAGNAELESKISDFYAKQGPPGERKDYSHYYRQMEELKNQIISTTVEINKILLKIDNNQLDVEDMRQKLECECSIRQNVEADLNGLHLILTQLTSSVTDLEAKRESLEEELCHLKKTHAEEVNRLQKWTSDVTVQVSTTPGPDLKRLLEEMRHKYEAMINSNRKEVVQWYESKLEEVNQKVYTRSKEAEDGRRKVVDLRRQLQAFEIDLQTQCNLKDSLQVSLAEIEHCYNTQLAEIQDHISCMEQQLTELRLEMEDQDQDYKELLDVKTRLEQEIQTYRSLLEGGQPDHVCVSKGFKYQLIHWKPSIVLASVDVVKFFQTNCST